The following nucleotide sequence is from Eubacterium sp. 1001713B170207_170306_E7.
CATGTGTTAAGCATACCGCCAGCGTTCGTCCTGAGCCAGGATCAAACTCTCAATAAAAGTTTATCGTTAGCCTTTCGACTTCTTGATCTGGTTCATGTGATGATTTTTTTGAAGTGTTCATCGCACTTGCGTTTTTATCCTTTGCTGATTTCCATCAGCTGGAATTTCAGGTTTTATGGTACTATTCTCTTTTCTATGACCCCTTTTTTCTTTCGACAATCACCCGATTGCTGCGTTACCCGTTTTCTCTTGTTCGGTCACATACATCGGTATGCTCCCTCACGCGTTCAAACGTGCGCCTTGCACTCCGCTGATTCTCTTCAGAAAAATTAAAGTTTATGTTCGGCTTTCTCAAGCGAACTTCTTTATTATACCGCGTTGTTTTCTCCCTGTCAAGCGCTTTTTTAAAATTTATTTTTAAATTTCTCTGGCGCTGGGCTGAAAACCCTGCGGTGCTGTGCTCTCCGAGACAGCTTAATTAGTATAACCCGGTCGCTACCCTTTGTCAAGCGCTTTTGACCATTATTTTAATCTTTTTTGATTTATTTTTAACCTGGGCGTAAAAAAAGCAGACGTGCGGTGTCATCTGCTTTTTTCTACATTATATAGCATAACGTGCTCACAGTTTATTTCGATAGAGCTGGATGCCATCCAGTCCCCAGATTTTTTCGGAGAAGGTTCCGGGTTCTAGGCTGTTCTGGACTTTTTCCATGGTATTCATGCGGGCGTCGATGATGTCAATGTGGTGAAGCAGCTCGGCTTCTGGGAACATCGGCTTCTTGGGACTTCCGTATTCGGCTTCGTAATGATGTGACAGGATCATGTGTTTTAAGAGCAGCAGAACTTCCTCGCTGACGCCGAGTTTTTGTCCATATTCGTCGATCTCTACGATTTCTGTAACAATATGCCCCAGCAGCTTGCCTTCCTCAGTATAGTCGCTTACTGAGCCGTTTTCATCGGATTCCATCTCGGTAATCTTGCCAATGTCGTGCAGGATGATCCCTGAATACAGTAAATCTGCGTTGAGGAACGGATAAAGCGGCGTCAGGCTTTTCCCGATCTGCAGCATGGAGTAGGTGTGATAGAGCAGTCCGCCTTTCAGGGCATGGTGATTGGACTTGGCTGCCGGGAAATAGGACAACACCTTGGTCTTATCCTCAAAAATGGCTTTTGTCAGATTTTTAATGTCTTCATTTGTAAAGGCGTCAATGGCCGCGTTGATTTCTTCAATCATGTCGCTGACATTTTTGGGGGCACACTCTACAAAGTCGTCAATGCTGACGTCATCGCCTTCATTGGCCAGACGCATACGATTGGCAATGAGCTGAAGATGGCCGTTGTATTCCTGGACAGCGCCTTTGATTTTCACCAGCTTGCCAGTGACAAATTCCTCCTCGTCGGCTTCCTTGACATCCCACATTTTTCCGTCAATCTCGTCAAAATTGGTGTCGGTGAGCTTCATATTAAAATAGCGGCTGCCATTGGCAGCGGTTTTGGTTACCTGTGATTTGATGAAAAGATAGCCTAGAAACGGCTGTCCCTTTTGTAGATTTTTGATTTCCATTATTTTCTCCTATTTACAGCGTTCCGGGAATTTTTCTTTATAGGTATTGAGCCCCTGCTTCAGAGTTTCTACGGCAGCAGCCATATCCGTATCCTTTAAAACATAAGCAATGCGCACTTCGTCCGCGCCGTCTTCAGGATGGATATAAAAATCATTGGCCGGAGACAGCAGCACGGTTTTGCCCTCGTAATCAAAGTCGGTGATCATCCATTCGATAAAATCGCAGGCATCCCTGGTCGGGAGCTTGGCGACATAGTAAAACGCTCCGGTCGGCTTTTTGCAGACCACGCCGTCGATGGTTTTCAAACAGTCATAGACGATGTCCCGGCGATGGGTATATTCTTTGAGTACGTCGTCAAAAAAGCTGGTGTCCAGCTTAAAAAGCTCGGCGGCGCCGAGCTGGTCAACGCTGGAGACCGCCAGACGCATCTGGCAGAGTTTCTTGATCTGGTTCATGAAGGTACGATTTTTTGACAGGATGAAGCCGATGCGCGCGCCGCAGGCGCTGTAGCGCTTGGATATGCTGTCGATAATGATGCAGTTCTGGTCCAGCTCGGAATAATGGCCAGGGCTCACATATTCTAACCCGTCATAAATAAACTCGCGGTAGACTTCATCGGCAATGACATAGAGTTCATGGGCAAGGGCGATGTCCCGCACGCGTTCGATTTCCTCTCTGCTGAACACTTTGCCGGTCGGATTACCGGGGTTTGTGATCAGTATCGCCCGGGTTGCCGGGGTGATGGCCGCCTCAATGGCTTCTTTGCCTGGCAGGGCAAAGCCTTCCTCGGCGTAGGTTTTGATGCCTTTTAAATCAACACTGGTGGCAGAGGCCATCTCTTTGTAAATGCTGTAAAGCGGTTCCGGGGTCAGAATCTGGTCGCCTGGGTTACAGATGGTCAGAAAGGTGAACAGCAGGGCTTCGCTGCCGCCGTTCGTGATGAGCATATCCCCCTTATGATAGGTTAAGCCGTATTTCCTGTAATATTTGCAGGCTTCCTCCCGCAATGCGTTTTCGCCTTCGGGAGCGGCGTAGGCCAGAACGTTTTCCTTCATTTCATTAACTTTTTTCATGAAGCTGGGCGGGGTACAGATATCGGGCTGCCCGATATTCAGGTAATAAACCTTTTTCCCTTCAGCCTCGGCTTTATCCACCAGGGGATAATATTTCAAAAGGGCGGGCTCTCCCATGCCCATTACACGCTTGGATATTTGCATTTTATGTTAACTCCTTTTTGAATTCCTTATATTAATGTATCCATTATAAGCTTAAGGCGAAAAAAAAACAAGCGGCGCAGGGTTTTTGGGGCAATAAAAAAAGAGTGCCACGCTGGGCTTTACCAGCCCTTTCGTGCACTCTTCTATTGATTACTCTTCTTCGCCGAAGCCGGAATCGATCAGCTCAACCAATGTGTCGACTGCCTGCTGTTCGTCGTCGCCTTCAGCGCTTACTGCAACGCGTGTTCCCTTTGACAGGCACATTGCCATAACCGCGATGATGGATTTTGCGTTTCCTTCTTTATCCTCGTCCAGGTTTTTTACATTGATGGCTGATTTAAAGCCGCTGGCCTTTTTGGTAAAGTCTGACGCTGGTCTTGCATGAAGACCGGTTTTATTGATAATAACCGTTTCTTTTGAATACATATTTACCTCTCCGTTTTCTTAGGTGTGAATGATTTCGATGGTACAGCCTACAGTGATTTCCGGCATACCTTCGCCAAGGAGTTCGATGTGTCCTGGGATCTTCGCCGTATCCCCTCCGTTGAAGCAGAAAGTACAGTGTCCCATCGTTCTGAATGTTTCGTTGGCTTCACTGCCGACAGCTGTCACCACGAATTCCTGTCCGCCAATGGCGATGATATCGTTCACGGCAATATCCTTTTCCATTTCTTCGATTGAATGGAGAACAGCCATTTCTCTGAGGGCTGCGGGTGCGTTATCGTTAAAGACGATAATCATTTTTTCACCGATAAAGTCCTGCACCATTGGTCCGATTTCGGTTACGGTTGATTTATATCCCATGATTCTTCCTCCTTAAAATCTATTCTAGAGCATTGTTGCTACAAAATATGCGATAAGCACCATGATCGGTCCTGTGAACAATCTAGATAATAACACAGATGGTACCCCGATGTCTACTGTATCGCTCGCGGCGTCTCCCATGGATAAACCAACCGGGATAAAGTCGCAGCCTACCTGTGCATCGACGGCAAAGAGAGCCGGAAGTGCTAAAACAACTGGGAATGCGCCGATCATGATTCCGTAGCCGACCAAAACGGATAATACCTGGCCGATTAACGCGCCGGAACCTACCAGCGGAGAAATCATAGGAAGTGCGCAAATAATTACCAGTATCAAAAGACCTGGAAGGGTTCCTAAATACGGATAAACATACTGTCCCATCAAAGCGCCTAAGCCGGTAAACTCGATCAGGCCGATGAGCAGTGAATAGAAAGCCATGAACGGAAGGATGTCTTTGATGGTAATGTCAATGGCTTCCTTACCGCCCTGGACGCATTTGGTTGCAAAACCAGCAAGGGCTTTACCGCCGCGTGCTACCCAGTTTTCTTTTGGAGCGTCTGCTGCCGGAGCGGCTTCTTCAACCACTTCTTCTTCAGCCGTGTCCTCTTCAACCGGGACTTCTGAACCGTCGGCCGGTGTGATGCCGCTTTCGACAACGCCGGAGACGTAAATATCTTCTTTAATAAATTCTGCCAGAGGGCCTGACTGGCCAACCGGGGTAATGTTAACGGTCATAACGCCTTTTTTCGGGTATACACCGCATCTCAGGGTACCGCCGCAGTTGATGATAACGCAAGCCATTTCATCGTCCGGCACGCCGTTTGAAAAGCCGTCAATGGCTTCTGCGCCGGTAAGCTTGGCGATCTTACGGCTTAACGGGTCAATGCCGCCGCCAGTGATGGAGACAATTTTGTTTTTCTTTTCCGTTGGCTGGATAACGAGCGGTCCGCCCCATCCGCCATGTCCTTTTTCGATTCTTACTGCATTATACATGGTTTATGCCTCCGTTTCTGAGCCCTGTGCATGGCCGTATTTTGCTTTGTACTTAGCATTGTAAATAACCTGGGTGAAAATGCTGCGAAGCAGTACCATTACCATACCAAGCAGGAAATATTCCACTGCCAGACCACCGAGGGATTCGATGCCGATACCAAACTGCAGGCCCTGTACGTAGACACCGCTGGCGATCCCCAGCCATACGAAAAGCTCGCCTGGATTGGCGTGCGGGAATAAGCCGGTAACCGGGTGGCAGAAAGAAATACCAGGGTCAAAGAAAGCTACCTTCTGGTTTTCCGGTAAGAAACGGGCATAGGGATAAGTCATCGGATTGCCTGAGAATACCATGGCGATCACCGGTGACAGAATCCAGCGGGTTAAGAAAAATTTGTTGCACAGCTGGACAAGCTTTTCGATTCGTTCCAGTCCGATTAATTTAAACAGAATATGCATAAAGGTTATCATGATAATAACCCAGGGCAGTAACTGTAAGACATAAAGTTGGATAAAGTAGTTCGCGCCATTCTGGAACAGGCCCATAAAGCCTTGTCCGAAAGTCTGTAAAGCTTCCATAAAATCACTCCTTCTAAAAATTAATAAATACTCATATAAATAAAACCATTAAACCTGCCGT
It contains:
- a CDS encoding HD domain-containing protein, yielding MEIKNLQKGQPFLGYLFIKSQVTKTAANGSRYFNMKLTDTNFDEIDGKMWDVKEADEEEFVTGKLVKIKGAVQEYNGHLQLIANRMRLANEGDDVSIDDFVECAPKNVSDMIEEINAAIDAFTNEDIKNLTKAIFEDKTKVLSYFPAAKSNHHALKGGLLYHTYSMLQIGKSLTPLYPFLNADLLYSGIILHDIGKITEMESDENGSVSDYTEEGKLLGHIVTEIVEIDEYGQKLGVSEEVLLLLKHMILSHHYEAEYGSPKKPMFPEAELLHHIDIIDARMNTMEKVQNSLEPGTFSEKIWGLDGIQLYRNKL
- a CDS encoding pyridoxal phosphate-dependent aminotransferase; this encodes MQISKRVMGMGEPALLKYYPLVDKAEAEGKKVYYLNIGQPDICTPPSFMKKVNEMKENVLAYAAPEGENALREEACKYYRKYGLTYHKGDMLITNGGSEALLFTFLTICNPGDQILTPEPLYSIYKEMASATSVDLKGIKTYAEEGFALPGKEAIEAAITPATRAILITNPGNPTGKVFSREEIERVRDIALAHELYVIADEVYREFIYDGLEYVSPGHYSELDQNCIIIDSISKRYSACGARIGFILSKNRTFMNQIKKLCQMRLAVSSVDQLGAAELFKLDTSFFDDVLKEYTHRRDIVYDCLKTIDGVVCKKPTGAFYYVAKLPTRDACDFIEWMITDFDYEGKTVLLSPANDFYIHPEDGADEVRIAYVLKDTDMAAAVETLKQGLNTYKEKFPERCK
- a CDS encoding HPr family phosphocarrier protein → MYSKETVIINKTGLHARPASDFTKKASGFKSAINVKNLDEDKEGNAKSIIAVMAMCLSKGTRVAVSAEGDDEQQAVDTLVELIDSGFGEEE
- a CDS encoding PTS glucitol/sorbitol transporter subunit IIA, with protein sequence MGYKSTVTEIGPMVQDFIGEKMIIVFNDNAPAALREMAVLHSIEEMEKDIAVNDIIAIGGQEFVVTAVGSEANETFRTMGHCTFCFNGGDTAKIPGHIELLGEGMPEITVGCTIEIIHT
- a CDS encoding PTS glucitol/sorbitol transporter subunit IIB, which produces MYNAVRIEKGHGGWGGPLVIQPTEKKNKIVSITGGGIDPLSRKIAKLTGAEAIDGFSNGVPDDEMACVIINCGGTLRCGVYPKKGVMTVNITPVGQSGPLAEFIKEDIYVSGVVESGITPADGSEVPVEEDTAEEEVVEEAAPAADAPKENWVARGGKALAGFATKCVQGGKEAIDITIKDILPFMAFYSLLIGLIEFTGLGALMGQYVYPYLGTLPGLLILVIICALPMISPLVGSGALIGQVLSVLVGYGIMIGAFPVVLALPALFAVDAQVGCDFIPVGLSMGDAASDTVDIGVPSVLLSRLFTGPIMVLIAYFVATML
- a CDS encoding PTS glucitol/sorbitol transporter subunit IIC: MEALQTFGQGFMGLFQNGANYFIQLYVLQLLPWVIIMITFMHILFKLIGLERIEKLVQLCNKFFLTRWILSPVIAMVFSGNPMTYPYARFLPENQKVAFFDPGISFCHPVTGLFPHANPGELFVWLGIASGVYVQGLQFGIGIESLGGLAVEYFLLGMVMVLLRSIFTQVIYNAKYKAKYGHAQGSETEA